The following coding sequences lie in one Falco naumanni isolate bFalNau1 chromosome 18, bFalNau1.pat, whole genome shotgun sequence genomic window:
- the LOC121098817 gene encoding non-structural maintenance of chromosomes element 3 homolog codes for MSQRRRGKRLGFSQEEEEEEEDFVLNQTPTYTQVQKNLERHSKSEVNQKAIELVQFLLVKDQKKIPIKRADMLKKVIREYRDVYSEIINQATRTLQQVFGLELVEIDAKHHIYILTSSLPRAEGENLCQNDETAKLGLLTVILSFIFMKGNSAKDSAVWEFLRWLRVKPGQRHSIFGDVKKLVTEEFVRQKYLEITPIPMTEPPEFKYQWGLRAAKEISKKDVLRFVAKIQGKDPTFWTSQYNDAEATS; via the exons ATGTCCCAGAGAAGGCGCGGCAAACGGTTAGGTTTCTCTCAG gaggaggaggaggaagaggaggatttCGTCCTGAACCAGACGCCGACGTACACTCAGGTGCAGAAGAACCTGGAGAGGCACTCCAAGAGTGAAGTGAATCAGAAG GCAATTGAGCTTGTTCAGTTCCTGCTTGTGAAGGACCAGAAAAAGATCCCCATCAAGAGAGCAG ATATGCTAAAGAAAGTAATTCGGGAATACAGAGATGTCTACTCGGAGATCATCAACCAGGCGACCAGGACcctgcagcag GTGTTCGGGCTGGAGTTGGTAGAGATCGATGCCAAACATCACATCTACATCCTCACCAGCAGCTTGCCCCGTGCCGAGGGGGAGAACTTGTGCCA GAATGATGAAACAGCGAAGCTGGGGCTCCTCACCGTCATCCTCAGCTTCATTTTCATGAAGGGCAACTCGGCCAAAGACA GTGCTGTGTGGGAGTTTCTCCGCTGGCTCCGGGTGAAACCAGG GCAGCGACACAGCATCTTTGGGGATGTCAAGAAGCTGGTGACAGAGGAGTTTGTGCGGCAGAA GTACCTGGAGATCACCCCAATCCCCATGACAGAGCCCCCCGAATTCAAGTACCAgtgggggctgcgggcagccaAAGAGATCTCCAAGAAGGACGTGCTGCGCTTTGTGGCAAAG ATCCAAGGGAAGGACCCCACATTCTGGACAAGCCAGTACAATGATGCTGAAGCTACCtcctga
- the CCDC22 gene encoding coiled-coil domain-containing protein 22 — MEEVDKILIHSLRQAGTAPTPPHPPGRCPPEVQSVRDLSPELVVEAAVRCLRAVRPALGVPLSPLLPPGISARFRLASDLAAACQELGFGGDVGYQTFLYSSEHDTRRLLLFLVEKLPRDDSERGAEPPGKSGVLLRAIGARIQEQLGTPWVPPVCRTPQLQRLQGTGRLHPFATCPLVLPQSGGPPELQEYFGGAAPPVPAQPPVSTKTPPALLETHAAQLSARHDWEAEWGGPGLASRLPPQEYLGRKRLRARLRALEPLRQVCPPHLQGPPLDPAWLQEAFGAGGAGGALPKGSRFTRAQHLTHKQDPQIVLQQIQVAAETLHPSKSSEEDAGARQASEEVALEETLARLETEIEGCRREMRDAQLSLTQVEAEVQQGRLALGGREDALRLKAQAIELLPDAQNNMAKLQLVVEASSRRIVSLVGQWERHRGPLLDEYRHLRALHDSAQLESSRRLSEIRALHERSRLAAAEARRKEELYKQLVAELEALPRDISRAVYTQRILEIVGNIRKQKEEIGKILVDTRALQKEINSLVGKLERTFSVTDELLFKDAKRDEVVRKAYKYLAALHENCAQLIRTIEDTGTIQREIRDLEEQIEGEMSAKPPTNLDRILSDCRALREENALLVARARHA, encoded by the exons ATGGAGGAGGTGGACAAAATCCTGATCCACTCCCTGCGGCAGGCGGGGAC tgcccccaccccaccccaccccccaggccGGTGCCCCCCCGAGGTGCAGAGTGTGCGGGACCTCTCCCCGGAGCTGGTGGTGGAGGCGGCTGTGCGCTGCCTGCGGGCTGTGCGCCCGGCGTTGGGggtccccctcagccccctcctgccccccggCATCTCTGCCCGCTTCCGACTCGCTTCCGACCTCGCCGCTGCGTGCCAG GAGCTGGGATTTGGGGGCGATGTGGGGTACCAGACCTTCCTCTATAGCTCCGAGCACGACACTCGCCGCCTGCTCCTCTTCCTCGTAGAAAAGCTGCCACGGGACGACAGCGAGAGAGGGGCTGAACCCCCCG GGAAATCGGGGGTCTTGCTACGAGCCATTGGAGCCCGCatccaggagcagctggggaccCCCTGGGTGCCCCCAGTTTGCCGCACACCCCAGCTGCAGCGCCTGCAG GGCACTGGTCGCCTTCACCCCTTTGCTACCTGCCCGCTGGTTCTACCCCAAAGTGGGGGACCCCCAG agctgcaggagtATTTTGGGGGTGCTGCCCCCCCTGTGCCAGCGCAGCCCCCCGTTTCCACCAAGACCCCCCCAGCCTTGCTGGAGACCCACGCCGCCCAGCTCAGCGCCCGCCATGACTGGGAGGCTGAGTGGGGGGGGCCTGGCCTGGCCTCCCGCCTGCCCCCCCAG GAATATCTGGGGCGGAAGCGACTCCGTGCTCGGCTCCGGGCCCTGGAGCCCCTGCGCCAGGTctgccccccccacctccaGGGACCCCCCCTGGACCCTGCTTGGCTCCAAGAGgcttttggggctgggggggccgggggggccctGCCTAAGGGGTCCCGCTTCACCCGCGCCCAGCACCTGACCCACAAgcag GACCCCCAGATTGTGCTGCAGCAGATCCAGGTGGCTGCTGAGACCCTGCACCCCTCAAAGAGCTCTGAGGAA GATGCAGGGGCACGCCAGGCCAGCGAGGAGGTGGCCCTGGAGGAGACCCTGGCCCGGCTGGAGACTGAAATCGAGGGCTGCCGCAGGGAGATGCGGGACGCCCAGCTCAGCCTCACCCAG GTGGAGGCGGAGGTGCAGCAGGGCCGGCTGGCGCTGGGGGGCCGGGAGGATGCCCTCAGGCTGAAGGCGCAGGCGATTGAACTGCTCCCAGACGCCCAGAACAACATGGCCAAGCTCCAG ctggtGGTGGAGGCGAGCAGCCGCCGCATCGTCAGCCTGGTGGGGCAGTGGGAGCGGCACCGGGGACCCCTCCTTGACGAGTACCGGCATCTCCGAGCCCTGCATGACTCTGCTCAG CTGGAGTCGTCGCGGCGGCTGTCGGAGATCCGAGCCCTGCACGAGCGCAGCCGCTTGGCCGCCGCCGAAGCCCGGCGCAAGGAAGAGCTGTACAAGCAACTG GTGGCGGAGCTGGAGGCGCTGCCCCGGGACATCTCGCGTGCCGTCTACACCCAGCGCATCCTGGAGATCGTGGGCAACATCCGCAAGCAGAAGGAGGAGATCGGCAAG ATCCTGGTGGACACACGGGCGCTGCAGAAGGAGATCAACTCCTTGGTGGGGAAGCTGGAGAGGACCTTCAGCGTCACCGATGAGCTGCTTTTtaag gatGCCAAGCGGGACGAGGTGGTGAGGAAAGCCTACAAGTACCTGGCAGCTCTACACGAG AACTGTGCCCAGCTGATCCGGACCATTGAGGACACGGGGACCATCCAGAGGGAGATCCGGGATCTGGAGGAGCAG ATCGAGGGGGAGATGAGCGCGAAGCCCCCCACCAACCTCGACCGCATCCTCAGTGACTGCCGGGCGCTGCGGGAGGAGAACGCGCTGCTGGTGGCACGAGCCCGCCACGCCTGA
- the FOXP3 gene encoding forkhead box protein P3: MAGARDPPQDRPTVLTRGDGGVPRRTQVPPEGGSCPPLLHIQHPGVLVMRTRLPPAHGLPGFEWSSKDPPGRDRASSPAPAGRDPPQPPPTAAQPPRGPRCDLGEVAQCLRQLERIQELEQQLARERHRLGLLQAQLIPRCPPTMAPPGKGHAGPPSIWNHQAPPEVEGEPETLLPPPGPSWDHGGLCPALEYYRLSTARPPYTYAMLIRWAILESPQRQRTLGEIYHWFSRMFGYFRHNTATWKNAVRHNLSLHKCFVRVENVRGAVWTVDEAEFRRKRGQRYPRDCDLKYFMPPRS, translated from the exons ATGGCGGGCGCCCGGGACCC cccccaggaTCGCCCCACGGTGCTGACCCGCGGAGATGGGGGGGTCCCTCGGCGCACACAG GTGCCGCCTGAGGGGGGGTCGTGCCCCCCCCTCCTGCACAtccagcaccctggggtgctggtgaTGCGGACACGGCTCCCCCCAGCACATG gTCTCCCTGGTTTTGAGTGGAGCTCCAAAGATCCCCCGGGCCGTGACCGAGCCTCCTCACCCGCCCCGGCCGGCCGCgaccccccccagccgcccccaACTGCCGCTCAGCCCCCCAG gggacCCCGCTGTGACCTGGGGGAGGTGGCACAGTGCCTGCGGCAGCTGGAGAGGATCCAGGAGCTGGAACAGCAG TTGGCCCGTGAGCGGCACCGCCTGGGGCTGTTGCAGGCACAGCTCATCCCGAGGTGCCCCCCCACAATG GCCCCCCCCGGGAAGGGCCACGCTGGGCCCCCCTCAATTTGGAACCACCAGGCCCCCCCAGAGGTGGAGGGGGAACCCGAGACGCTGCTGCCCCCCCCGGGGCCCAGTTGGGATCATGGGGGGCTCTGCCCAG cactgGAGTACTACCGGCTCAGCACTGCCCGGCCCCCCTACACCTACGCCATGCTCATTCGCTGG GCCATCCTGGAGTCCCCCCAGCGCCAGCGCACCCTGGGCGAGATCTACCACTGGTTCAGCCGCATGTTTGGGTACTTCCGCCATAACACCGCTACGTGGAAG AACGCCGTGCGCCACAACCTGAGCCTGCACAAGTGCTTCGTGCGAGTGGAAAACGTGCGCGGGGCCGTCTGGACGGTGGATGAGGCTGAATTCAGGCGCAAACGGGGACAGCGCTACCCCAG GGACTGCGACCTGAAGTACTTTATGCCCCCCCGGAGCTga
- the GNL3L gene encoding guanine nucleotide-binding protein-like 3-like protein, translated as MTRSRRQVEAARRKRVQAKREKAAGKKELGVPQLGRFAARLQQQNENRQKRAAEARRRREEARETEVGQRRSLAGLQHDALRRQREFEHKEVVVTQADAQEEASLRQYGRELRKVLAASDVVLEVLDARDPQGCRSPQLEAAVRRAGHRQRLVLILNKIDLVPRDVVAAWLKYLRAEFPTVAFKACTQQQSRNLKQSRLPAVTAPEDVLAGSACVGADSLLRVLANYSRSGEVKTTITVGVVGYPNVGKSSLINSLKRSRACGVGAAPGVTKCLQAVQLDRHIQLLDCPGVVMETGTSPTVAPLRAALAPQRLRDPLSPAAAILRRCPPEQLSELYGVPPCADPRQFLSHLARRQGRLRPGGLPDPHAAAVALLRDWTSGKISYYTHPPKIQGVQLEAQIVTTLGPALDLEALERGDAEALAAIPATVTGIGLSPCIPNAETDEKYSGEEEVAMEDDIDNLELGAVTVELKPRVKTRGSKESSAPRAPRLEEVATLDPLLQGQGLKAASKRRKKLQKRADKIATKLSETLEAAMQF; from the exons ATGACCCGCTCCC GGCGACAAGTGGAAGCCGCGCGGAGGAAGCGGGTCCAG GCAAAACGCGAGAAGGCGGCAGGGAagaaggagctgggggtgccGCAGCTGGGCCGCTTTGCTGCCCGCCTCCAGCAGCAGaatgaaaacaggcagaaaagg GCGGCAGAGgcacggcggcggcgggaggaggcCCGGGAGACAGAGGTGGGACAGCGACGGAGCCTGGCCGGGCTCCAGCACGACGCTCTGCGGCGGCAACGGGAGTTTGAGCACAAG GAGGTGGTGGTGACACAGGCCGATGCACAAGAAGAGGCCTCGCTGCGGCAGTATGGGCGGGAGCTGCGCAAG GTGTTGGCGGCTTCTGATGTGGTTCTGGAGGTGCTGGATGCCCGCGACCCCCAGGGCTGCCgcagcccacagctggaggCTGCCGTCCGTCGTGCCGGGCACCGCCAGCGCCTGGTGCTCATCCTCAATAAGATCG ACCTGGTGCCACGGGACGTGGTGGCGGCATGGCTGAAGTACCTGCGAGCTGAGTTCCCCACTGTGGCCTTCAAGGCGTGCACCCAGCAGCAAAGCCGCAACCTG AAGCAGAGCCGGCTGCCAGCAGTGACGGCCCCAGAGGATGTCCTGGCCGGAAGCGCGTGTGTGGGCGCCGACTCTTTACTCCGTGTCTTAGCCAACTACAGCCGCTCCGGGGAGGTGAAAACAACCATCACCGTGGGCGTCGTGG ggtaCCCCAACGTGGGCAAGAGCAGCCTCATCAACAGCCTGAAGAGGAGCCGGGCctgtggggtgggagcagcGCCGGGTGTCACCAA GTGCCtgcaggctgtgcagctggACCGCCACATCCAGCTGTTGGACTGTCCTGGCGTCGTCATGGAGACAGGGACATCCCCCACCGTGGCACCCCTGAGAGCAGCCCTAGCCCCCCAGCGCCTGCGGGACCCCCTGAGCCCCGCTGCCGCCATCCtgcgccgctgccccccggaACAG CTAAGTGAGCTTTATGGGGTCCCCCCCTGTGCCGACCCCCGGCAATTCCTATCCCACCTGGCCCGACGACAGGGCCGGCTCCgtcctggggggctgccggATCCCCACGCCGCCGCCGTGGCCCTGCTGCGTGACTGGACCAG CGGGAAGATCTCCTActacacccacccccccaaaattCAGGGGGTGCAGCTGGAGGCCCAGATTGTGACTACGCTAGGACCAGCGCTTGACCTGGAAGCCCTGGAGAGGGGTGACGCCGAGGCGCTGGCAG CTATACCGGCGACGGTGACAGGAATCGGGCTGTCCCCATGTATCCCCAATGCGGAGACAGATGAGAAATACAGCGGGGAGGAAGAAGTCGCCATGGAGGATGACATTGACAACCTGGAG ctCGGTGCGGTGACGGTGGAGCTGAAGCCCCGGGTGAAGACGAGAGGCAGCAAGGAGAGTTCTGCGCCCCGTGCCCCCCGTTTGGAGGAGGTGGCCACCCTCGACCCGCTGCTACAGGGCCAAGGGCTAAAGGCTGCCAGCAAACGaaggaaaaagctgcaaaaaagaGCAG ACAAAATCGCCACGAAGCTTTCGGAGACGCTGGAAGCAGCCATGCAGTTCTGA
- the LOC121098818 gene encoding 6-phosphofructo-2-kinase/fructose-2,6-bisphosphatase-like, translating to MPPPMGVANTNHTHSQYAQALAQFLSGQHIQDLKVWTSHMKRTIETAEALGVPYEQWKALNEIDAGVCEEMTYEEIQERYPKEFALRDQDKYRYRYPKGESYEDLVQRLEPVIMELERQENVLVICHQAVMRCLLAYFLDKSADELPYLKCPLHTVLKLTPVAYGCEVESIFLNIEAVNTHRERPQNVDISRPPAEALVTVPKHY from the exons ATGCCCCCGCCCATGGGTGTGGCCAACACCAACCACACCCATTCCCAGTATGCCCAGGCCCTGGCCCAGTTCCTCTCTGGGCAGCACATCCAGGACCTGAAGGTCTGGACCAGCCACATGAAACGCACCATCGAGACGGCCGAAGCCCTGGGGGTGCCCTACGAGCAGTGGAAAGCCCTCAACGAGATCGATGCC GGTGTCTGTGAGGAGATGACCTACGAGGAAATCCAGGAGCGCTACCCCAAAGAATTCGCCCTACGGGACCAGGATAAATATCGCTACCGCTATCCCAAAGGCGAG TCATACGAAGACCTGGTGCAGCGGCTGGAGCCCGTCATCATGGAGCTGGAGCGGCAGGAGAACGTGCTGGTCATCTGCCACCAAGCTGTCATGCGCTGCCTGCTGGCTTACTTCTTGGATAAGAGCGCAG ATGAACTGCCCTACCTCAAGTGTCCCCTGCACACCGTGCTCAAGCTGACACCCGTGGCCTATG GGTGCGAGGTAGAATCCATCTTCCTCAACATTGAAGCAGTCAACACCCACCGGGAACGACCCCAG AACGTCGACATCAGCCGTCCCCCAGCTGAAGCCCTGGTCACCGTCCCCAAGCATTATTGA